TTCGTTATCGGCTTACTGGCGTGGATCCTCACTGCATCGGGACTCCAGCACGATCCTGCCATAGCCGATCAACCGCCCCCTGTCGGGCTATGGCACAACAGCGACGACCGGACAGCCGCGCACGGAAATTTGCATTACCGAGCAGGAGGGGGTGCTCACTGGACATCTTGAGCGCAGCCTGTCACCTGATCCCTCGAAGGAAGAGACTCATTGCAGAAAATACACGGATGACCGGAAAGATCAGCTCCTCAAGGGCATGGAAATCATCAGAGGGGTTCGTCCGGCGCAAGACCCGTGGTGGGAAGGAGGCCGTAT
This is a stretch of genomic DNA from Nitrospira sp.. It encodes these proteins:
- a CDS encoding DUF2147 domain-containing protein, which translates into the protein MNRPLSGYGTTATTGQPRTEICITEQEGVLTGHLERSLSPDPSKEETHCRKYTDDRKDQLLKGMEIIRGVRPAQDPWWEGGRIFDPDNGNTTSCGCVSPMTIVRRWFVAISAHSLAHKPGTEFIMEEEVRSSKSISTEATPVPL